The DNA sequence GGGAACCGTCTCAAAAAGCGACCTGCTGCAGCTCCGGTTAAGCATCCTGAATGCGCAGAACCAGGTGACCCAGGATAGCGTGAGCATGGTGCTGGCCCGGCAGAAAATGCTGCAGTACCTGGACCTGCCCCCCGATACGGAATTGGCGCTGGAGGTGCCTGACGAAATCGTGTTTTTCGCGGTAGACCAGGAACAAGCATTAAAAGAAGCCACCGAAAACAGCAAAACCGAAGTGCAATTCCAGACAAAAGAACTGGAGGCAAAGCGGGCCATGATGCAGGCGAAGGCCGAAAGCAGGATCTCCTTCAGCCTGCGTGCCAACCTGGGCGTTTCCAAAACGGCGCCTACCTTTCCGCTGCTCTACAATAATCTTGACAACCAGCAGAACATTATGCTGACCTTCTCCCTCCCGCTGCTAGACTGGGGAGACGCCCGCACAAGGGTGCAGCGGGCAGCTTCCAACCTGGAGCTGATAAAAAGCGAAAATAAACGGGACCGTACCACATTTGAACAGGAAGTATTGCTGCAAGTCTCCCGCTGGAACCTGCAGCAAAAACTCATGGCCGCCGCCCTGGAAACCCGCGAAATAGCCCTCGAGCGCTACGAACTGGACAAACAGCGCTACCTATCCGGAAATATCACCCTGAACGACCTCAATATTGCCCAGCAGCAAAAAGATCAGGCCATTAACGAATACGTCCAGGCCCTGGAAACCTACTGGGATCTTTACTACCGCCTGCGAAAACTTACCCTTTATGATTTTAAACAGCGGCAGGAAGTAGAATATTCGAAATGAAAATGTCAGGTAAATATATGGCGACAAACACGAAAGCAGTACTGCTCTTTTTATTGCTTGTTCAGGTTTCACTCCAAACTTCCTGCGTAAGATCATCAAAGAATCTAAAGAGCGAATTCCCCGTAGACACGGTAGAATTTAATAGCATTTTGGAAGAGAAACTTTTGCTGTGTAAACGGAAAATAAGAATGCACAAAAAATAGAAAATAGGAATACCCAGAATTTGGCAACAAGAATGCACAGGTTTTCCGGGAATGGGGCCGCGGCCCCATTCCCGGATTTCCCGAGCTTCGGCGGTTCACCAAAACACGTCGAAGATGAATGTATTCTTGAACAAATTTATGATGTATTACGAGATTCACCGCATGGACCGCGAAGATTGTTCCGTGTCCTACATCAGCCGAACGCTGGGCATTAACCGACGAACCGTCAAAAAGTACCTGCTCATGAGCGAGCAGGACTATGAGCAGCACCTGATCAGTGGAACCCGGCGCCCCAAAACACTGCTGCCTTATGAAGGGTTTATCAAAGAACGCTTAACCCTTTACCCGGACACATCAGCCGCTCAGTTGTTTGATTGGCTGAAGGAGCATCATGCTGATCTCCCCCCGGTTAGTAGCCGAACTGTTTTTAATTTCGTCGCCTCCATGCGGGAAAAATACAACATCCCCCGCACCAAAATGTTGAGAGACTGTGGCCCCGTCCCTGAGCTTCCCTATGGGCTGCAGGTCCAGGTTGATTTCGGGCAATACAATATGCGCAGAAGTGATGGCGGTACTGCCAAGGTCTTTTTTTTGACGATGGTACTTTCCCGGTCCCGCTACAAGTATGTTTGGTTCCTGGATCATCCGTTTACTACTGAGGAGGCCATCACCGCTCATGAAGCAGGGTTTGCTTTCTTTGGCGGAGTCGCCGGGGAAGCCGTTTATGACCAGGACCGGCTGTTTCTTATCAGTGAAAACCATGGTGACCTGATCCTGACCGATGCCTTCCGGCAGTATGTCCGTCTGCGCGCCTTCCGCCTCCACTTCTGCCGCAAGGCAGATCCCCAGAGCAAGGGAAAGGTGGAGAACGTGATCCGGTATGTCAAGCAGAACTTCCTGTATAACCGTACCTATTACGACCCGGACACCCTGCAGGAAGAAGCATTAGGCTGGTTGGGGCGCACCGCCAATGCCCTCACCCACGAGGGAACCGGCAAGGTCCCTTACAGCGAATGGGTCACTGAGCAGCCATTCCTGGTTCCTTACACACCCATTGCCGTTACCCCGGTGAAGGCAGCTTATACCGTGCGAAAAGACAACACCATCTGCTTCAAAAGTAATTACTACTCTCTTCCCCTGGGCACCTACCAGGGCAGGGGAAGTCAGGTCACCCTTCAGGTGGAGGGCACTCAGCTGGTAATCTGGGGGGAAGAAGGCAAATTGATTTGCAAGCATACCATCTCTGCGGGGAAGGGACAGAAGATCATCAATAACGATCACAAACGGGATAAGTCAGGGCCCATCTCGGCACTTATCGAAGAGGTAGCCGCTTTGCTGGAAGAGCCGGATCTGGGGCGGCAGCTGCTGCAGCGGATCCGGAAAGACAAGCCCCGTTACGTGCGCGATCAGCTGCTACTGCTCAGGGAGATCATCCAGGGAGCCGATAAGGAGATCGTGAAACAAGCCCTGGAATATGCCCTTGCCCGGCAGATCGTCAGCGCCACCGATTTTCGGGCTCTGGTAGCACACTATGGCAAACAAAAGGAGCAGAAAGACGGCCAAAGCAACATCCGCTATCTAAACCCCTTAGGAGGGAAGCTTCCGCTGGCGGCCCTGACAGCCCCCGATAAAAGTAATATCGATGATTACGAGCAATTGTTAAACGGTAAATAATAACCACTTCACTATTAGATCATGACAGAAAAAAAAGAACAGATCAAACACCTGTGCAAGCAGTTTAAGATGAGCGGGATCGCCCACTCCCTGGACACGCTCATCGCCCAGGGGGAATCCCAGGAAATGGGCCTGACCGAATTCACCTGGAATCTTCTTGAGAC is a window from the Anseongella ginsenosidimutans genome containing:
- a CDS encoding TolC family protein — encoded protein: MKKIYLYPIVFYSIACLVNASGVYAQNSAAPLNLSLKDAIGRAQENSFDYQAAYNQYQRSFWDFQNYKAAFYPKLHLDGTFPNYTRAIGRVTLPTGEDIFVEQNQAYSSLDLGISQNVKATGGVLTLSSSVNRIDVFGNNRDITYSAVPLSITYRQNSLGFNSFKWQKQIAPLLYETAQKELTEDMENISLATVGYYFEMLAVQAALNLSRQNLASADTLYKISSDRFRLGTVSKSDLLQLRLSILNAQNQVTQDSVSMVLARQKMLQYLDLPPDTELALEVPDEIVFFAVDQEQALKEATENSKTEVQFQTKELEAKRAMMQAKAESRISFSLRANLGVSKTAPTFPLLYNNLDNQQNIMLTFSLPLLDWGDARTRVQRAASNLELIKSENKRDRTTFEQEVLLQVSRWNLQQKLMAAALETREIALERYELDKQRYLSGNITLNDLNIAQQQKDQAINEYVQALETYWDLYYRLRKLTLYDFKQRQEVEYSK
- the istA gene encoding IS21 family transposase encodes the protein MNVFLNKFMMYYEIHRMDREDCSVSYISRTLGINRRTVKKYLLMSEQDYEQHLISGTRRPKTLLPYEGFIKERLTLYPDTSAAQLFDWLKEHHADLPPVSSRTVFNFVASMREKYNIPRTKMLRDCGPVPELPYGLQVQVDFGQYNMRRSDGGTAKVFFLTMVLSRSRYKYVWFLDHPFTTEEAITAHEAGFAFFGGVAGEAVYDQDRLFLISENHGDLILTDAFRQYVRLRAFRLHFCRKADPQSKGKVENVIRYVKQNFLYNRTYYDPDTLQEEALGWLGRTANALTHEGTGKVPYSEWVTEQPFLVPYTPIAVTPVKAAYTVRKDNTICFKSNYYSLPLGTYQGRGSQVTLQVEGTQLVIWGEEGKLICKHTISAGKGQKIINNDHKRDKSGPISALIEEVAALLEEPDLGRQLLQRIRKDKPRYVRDQLLLLREIIQGADKEIVKQALEYALARQIVSATDFRALVAHYGKQKEQKDGQSNIRYLNPLGGKLPLAALTAPDKSNIDDYEQLLNGK